A single genomic interval of Camelina sativa cultivar DH55 chromosome 11, Cs, whole genome shotgun sequence harbors:
- the LOC104727520 gene encoding uncharacterized protein LOC104727520: protein MIICPCKDCRNVVRQLNSVVVEHLVIRGMDEAYKVHSDWYHHGDVKSVDEFQSKPTQWNEEVFELYKAAEFFDQELAFRGDLADQPVGDLSEIAEGEDQQEDEFLAKIRDAETPLYPSCSNHSKLSAIVTLFRIKTHNGWSDKSFNELLQTLPSMLPDGNVFHTSLYDVKKFLKSFHMGYEKIDACVNDCCLFRKKLKKLDKCPKCNASRWKTNKRTNEVKKGVPQKVLRYFPIIPRLKRMFRSEDMAKDLRWHYTNKSTDGKLRHPVDSVTWAQMNEKYPSFAAEERNIRLGLSTDGFNPFNMKNSNYSSWPVLLVNYNLPPHLCMKKENIMLTLLIPGPQQPGNNIDVYLEPLIEDLNHLWKNGELTYDAFSKSTFTLKAMLLWTISDFPAYGNLAGCKVKGKMGCPMCGKNTDSMWLKFSRKHVYMCHRKGLAPTHRYREKKTWFDGKVEHRRKSRILTGHEVHQNLKNFQNDFGNVKKAGMKRKRTVYKEPVFDSDDDESESDEDEEVEVDEDELSRWKKRSILFTLPYWEDLPVRHNLDVMHIEKNVTHSIVSTLLHCGKSKDGLNARKDLQHLGLRKELHPTTKGKRTYLPAAPWSLSKNEKKIFCKRLFHFKGPDGYCSNISRGVSVEECKXSDAPAFLTNPDEDHLAKLLGPDNSGRLRAMGRGMSKTKLACLQMQSKCMAEMEERQVKLVKQVNALESELGRIKNQVRYLRVLYYSSAS from the coding sequence ATGATAATATGTCCTTGTAAAGACTGTCGTAATGTAGTACGACAGTTAAACAGTGTTGTGGTTGAGCATCTTGTAATAAGAGGGATGGATGAGGCATACAAGGTGCATAgtgattggtatcatcatggagatGTGAAGTCAGTAGATGAATTTCAAAGTAAACCAACTCAGTGGAATGAggaagtttttgagttatataaagcTGCTGAATTTTTTGATCAAGAGTTGGCTTTTAGAGGTGACTTAGCTGACCAACCTGTGGGCGACTTAAGTGAGATTGCAGAGGGTGAGGACCAACAAGAGGATGAGTTCCTTGCAAAGATCCGGGATGCTGAAACCCCACTATACCCTAGCTGTTCAAACCACAGCAAGTTATCGGCTATTGTGACTTTGTTTAGGATTAAGACACATAATGGCTGGTCGGATAAGAGCTTCAATGAACTGCTTCAGACATTGCCAAGCATGTTGCCAGATGGTAATGTCTTTCACACATCATTGTATGAtgtcaagaaatttttaaagagcTTTCATATGGGATATGAAAAGATCGACGCATGTGTTAATGATTGCTGCCTCTTcagaaagaagttaaagaagctTGATAAATGTCCCAAATGTAATGCTTCACGGTGGAAGACTAATAAGCGGACTAATGAGGTAAAGAAAGGTGTCCCACAGAAAGtattaagatattttccaaTTATACCAAGGCTGAAGAGAATGTTCAGATCAGAGGACATGGCTAAGGACTTACGGTGGCATTACACTAACAAGAGCACTGATGGAAAACTTCGACATCCAGTAGATTCTGTTACATGGGCTCAGATGAATGAGAAGTATCCTTCATTTGCAGCTGAAGAAAGGAACATACGGCTTGGGCTGTCCACAGATGGATTTAATCCATTCAACATGAAGAATAGTAATTATAGTAGCTGGCCTGTGCTATTGGTAAACTACAATTTGCCTCCTCACCTTtgtatgaagaaggagaatataATGTTGACATTATTGATTCCTGGTCCACAACAACCAGGTAATAATATTGATGTCTACCTAGAACCTCTTATTGAGGATTTGAATCATCTGTGGAAGAATGGAGAGCTAACGTATGATGCTTTTAGTAAAAGTACATTTACTCTAAAGGCAATGCTTCTCTGGACCATTAGTGATTTTCCTGCGTATGGAAATCTTGCTGGTTGTAAAGTAAAAGGTAAAATGGGATGTCCTATGTGTGGGAAAAATACTGATAGTATGTGGTTGAAGTTTAGCAGGAAACATGTCTACATGTGTCATAGAAAAGGTTTGGCTCCAACACACAGATATAGGGAAAAGAAGACTTGGTTTGATGGAAAAGTTGAGCATAGGAGAAAGTCAAGAATTTTAACTGGTCATGAAGTTCATCAGAATCTGAAAAACTTCCAAAATGATTTCGGAAATGTGAAAAAGGCtgggatgaagagaaagagaactgTCTATAAAGAACCAGTGTttgacagtgatgatgatgaaagtgaatccgatgaagatgaggaagtaGAAGTAGATGAAGATGAGTTATCAAGGTGGAAGAAAAGATCCATTTTATTTACTCTGCCTTATTGGGAGGATCTACCAGTACGGCATAATTTGGATGTAATGCACATAGAAAAGAATGTGACTCACAGCATTGTATCCACATTGTTGCATTGTGGAAAATCTAAGGATGGTCTTAATGCTCGTAAGGATCTTCAACATCTTGGTCTAAGAAAAGAGTTGCATCCTACCACAAAAGGAAAGAGAACATATCTTCCAGCAGCACCTTGGTCTTTGTccaagaatgagaagaagattttttgCAAACGACTATTTCATTTTAAAGGTCCAGATGGATACTGTTCTAATATTTCAAGAGGAGTTTCAGTAGAAGAGTGTAAGGNAAGTGATGCTccagcatttttaacaaatccagATGAAGATCACCTCGCCAAGCTTTTAGGACCTGACAATTCTGGTAGGCTGAGGGCAATGGGTAGAGGCATGAGTAAGACCAAATTAGCTTGTTTACAAATGCAGAGCAAGTGTATGGCTGAAATGGAAGAGCGGcaagtaaaattagtaaaacaggTCAATGCCTTGGAAAGTGAACTTGGCAGAATCAAGAATCAGGTTAGATACTTAAGAGTTCTCTACTATTCATCAGCCAGTTAG